A genomic stretch from Motacilla alba alba isolate MOTALB_02 chromosome 29, Motacilla_alba_V1.0_pri, whole genome shotgun sequence includes:
- the GALNT6 gene encoding polypeptide N-acetylgalactosaminyltransferase 6 produces MRLFRRRYSTLKVALAGAVFVLFLFILQKDVGSKDPGEEPWLRNIVQGKDQVLDLMLGAVRDLRDSMPRLQIGAPEPPPEPLPSARSCLPGVYTAAELRPLMERPPQDPASPGADGKAFKKDRWTPEETKEKERGYEKHCFNAFASDRISLQRALGPDSRPPECIDQKFKRCPPLPTTSVVIVFHNEAWSTLLRTVYSVLHSSPARLLREVILVDDASTDEYLKEELDRYVEQLQIVRVVRQRERKGLITARLLGASVASGEVLTFLDAHCECFHGWLEPLLSRIAEEPTAVVSPDIATIDLNTFEFAKPVQNGKQHSRGNFDWSLTFGWEVVPARERQRRKDETFPIKSPTFAGGLFAISRSYFEHIGSYDDQMEIWGGENVEMSFRVWQCGGQVEIIPCSVVGHVFRSKSPHTFPKGTQVISRNQVRLAEVWMDDYKEIFYRRNQQASQMAREKTFGDITERRRLRERLHCRNFTWYLQNVYPEMFVPDLTPTFYGAIKNEGTKSCLDVGENNHGGKPLIMYPCHGLGGNQYFEYTSQRELRHNIGKELCLRGAAGTAELGECQFRGKPGRVPASEEWDLAQNRLIKNLASGMCLTARGKHPALVPCDLTDPHQLWSFT; encoded by the exons ATGAGGCTGTTCCGCCGCCGCTACAGCACCTTGAAGGTGGCCTTGGCGGGCGCCGTCTTCGtccttttcctcttcatccTCCAGAAGGACGTGGGGAGCAAGGACCCGGGCGAGGAGCCGTGGCTGCGGAACATCGTGCAGGGCAAGGACCAGGTGCTGGACCTGATGCTGGGCGCCGTGCGGGACCTGCGGGACTCGATGCCGCGGCTGCAGATCGGggccccggagccgccgccggagccgctGCCCAGCGCCCGCTCCTGCCTGCCCGGCGTCTACACCGCGGCCGAGCTGCGGCCGCTCATGGAGAGGCCCCCCCAGGACCCCGCCAGCCCCGGGGCCGACGGAAAAGCCTTCAAGAAGGATCGCTGGACGCCCGAGGAGACGAAGGAGAAGGAGCGGGGCTATGAGAAGCATTGCTTCAACGCCTTCGCCAGCGACCGCATCTCCCTGCAGCGAGCGCTGGGGCCCGACAGCCGCCCCCCCGA GTGCATCGACCAGAAGTTCAAGcgctgccctcccctccccaccaccAGCGTGGTGATCGTGTTCCACAACGAGGCCTGGTCCACGCTGCTCCGCACGGTCTACAGCGTCCTGCACTCGTCCCCCGCCCGGCTGCTCCGCGAGGTCATCCTGGTGGACGATGCCAGCACGGACG AGTACCTGAAGGAGGAGCTGGATCGCTACgtggagcagctgcagatcGTGCGCGTGGTGCGGCAGCGGGAGCGCAAGGGGCTCATCACGGCGCGACTGCTGGGCGCCAGCGTGGCCAGCGGGGAGGTGCTGACCTTCCTGGATGCCCACT GCGAGTGTTTCCACGGATGGCTGGAGCCGCTCCTGTCCCGCATCGCCGAGGAGCCCACGGCCGTCGTGAGCCCCGACATCGCCACCATCGACCTCAACACCTTCGAGTTCGCCAAGCCTGTCCAGAACGGGAAGCAGCACAGCCGGGGCAATTTCGACTGGAGCCTGACTTTCGGCTGGGAGGTCGTTCCCGCGCGGGAGAGGCAGCGCAGGAAGGACGAGACCTTCCCCATCAA GTCCCCGACCTTTGCAGGTGGCCTCTTTGCCATCTCCAGGTCCTACTTCGAGCACATCGGCTCCTACGATGACCAGATGGAGATCTGGGGGGGTGAGAACGTGGAAATGTCCTTCAGG GTGTGGCAGTGCGGGGGACAGGTGGAGATCATCCCCTGCTCCGTCGTGGGCCACGTGTTCCGCTCCAAGAGCCCGCACACCTTCCCCAAGGGCACGCAGGTGATCTCGCGGAACCAGGTGCGCCTGGCCGAGGTCTGGATGGACGACTACAAGGAGATCTTCTACCGCCGCAACCAGCAAGCCTCCCAGATGGCCAGAGAG AAGACGTTTGGTGACATCACAGAGCGGCGCAGGCTGCGGGAGCGGCTGCACTGCAGGAACTTCACCTGGTACCTGCAGAACGTCTACCCCGAGATGTTCGTGCCCGACCTGACCCCGACGTTCTACGGGGCG ATAAAAAACGAGGGCACCAAGAGCTGCCTGGACGTGGGGGAGAACAACCACGGTGGGAAACCTCTCATCATGTACCCCTGCCACGGGCTGGGGGGCAACCAG TACTTCGAGTACACGAGCCAGCGGGAGCTGCGCCACAACATCGGCAAGGAGCTGTGCctgcgcggggccgcgggcacGGCCGAGCTGGGCGAGTGCCAGTTCCGAGGGAAGCCCGGCCGGGTGCCCGCCAGCGAGGAGTGGGACCTGGCGCAG AACCGGCTGATCAAGAACTTGGCCTCGGGGATGTGCCTGACGGCCCGGGGGAAGCACCCGGCGCTGGTTCCCTGCGACCTCACGGACCCGCACCAGCTCTGGTCCTTCACCTAA
- the CELA1 gene encoding chymotrypsin-like elastase family member 1, with protein MMLQLVLLAALALCGRCSELDLDGMQRVVGGTEARSHAWPYQISLQYYSGGSWHHTCGGSLIHRNWVMTAAHCVNNNMNYRVVAGEHNLNRNEGSEQIFSVSRIIVHPYWNSNNVAGGYDIALFRLSGSATLNSAVQLAVLPREGTILPNNYPCYITGWGLTRSNGQLSSVLLQAYLPVVDYQTCSSPSYWGSTVKNTMVCAGGDGVRSGCQGDSGGPLHCAVNGQYQVHGVTSFVSSQGCNVARKPTVFTRVSAYVSWINSVIAQN; from the exons ATGATGCTGCAGCTCGTGCTCCTCGCCGCGCTCGCCCTGTGCG ggcgCTGCTCCGAGCTGGATCTCGATGGCATGCAGCGGGTGGTCGGCGGCACCGAGGCGCGCTCGCACGCCTGGCCCTACCAG ATCTCCCTGCAGTATTACTCCGGGGGCAGCTGGCACCACACCTGCGGCGGCTCCCTCATCCACAGGAACTGGGTGATGACCGCCGCCCACTGCGTCAACAA TAACATGAACTACCGGGTGGTGGCCGGCGAGCACAACCTCAACAGGAACGAGGGCAGCGAGCAGATCTTCAGCGTCAGCAGGATCATCGTCCACCCCTACTGGAACAGCAACAACGTGGCCGGGGG CTACGACATCGCCCTGTTCCGCCTGAGCGGCTCCGCCACCCTGAACAGCGCCGTGCAGCTGGCCGTGCTGCCCCGGGAGGGCACCATCCTGCCCAACAACTACCCCTGCTACATCACGGGCTGGGGCCTGACCCGCA GCAACGGGCAGCTGTCCAGCGTGCTGCTCCAGGCCTACCTGCCCGTCGTGGACTACCAGACCTGCTCCAGCCCGTCCTACTGGGGCTCCACCGTCAAGAACACCATGGTGTGCGCCGGCGGCGACGGCGTGCGCTCCGGCTGCCAG GGCGATTCCGGCGGTCCCCTGCACTGCGCCGTCAACGGCCAGTACCAGGTGCACGGCGTCACCAGCTTCGtctccagccagggctgcaacGTCGCCCGCAAACCCACCGTGTTCACCCGCGTCTCCGCCTACGTCTCCTGGATCAACAGC GTCATCGCCCAGAACTGA